Proteins encoded together in one Lathyrus oleraceus cultivar Zhongwan6 chromosome 5, CAAS_Psat_ZW6_1.0, whole genome shotgun sequence window:
- the LOC127083461 gene encoding homeobox-leucine zipper protein ATHB-5, translating to MSSLLSMYQSKGVEERNETRGYSEDFQAMLDRLEQEDSYEDGNLMLEKKRRLGYDQVKALEKSFELDNKLEPERRMKLAEELGLQPRQVSIWFQNRRARSKTKQLERDYGVLKSNFDVLKVEYSNLQQENQKLRELKERMLRVGRNELEIGGAEINSSGVIKEESNVDCSMINLVHYYDDSRGSHESVFQNQFMRIEEQNFFSNGELFSFFSLDQSPTL from the exons ATGTCTTCTTTACtttccatgtaccaatccaaag GGGTGGAAGAGAGGAATGAAACAAGAGGCTATAGTGAAGACTTTCAAGCAATGTTAGATAGATTGGAACAAGAAGATAGCTATGAAGATGGTAACTTAATGTTGGAGAAGAAAAGAAGACTTGGTTATGATCAAGTTAAAGCTTTAGAGAAGAGTTTTGAATTGGACAACAAGTTAGAGCCAGAGAGAAGAATGAAGCTAGCTGAAGAATTAGGTTTACAACCTCGACAAGTTTCGATTTGGTTTCAAAATCGTCGAGCTAGATCGAAAACGAAACAATTGGAAAGAGATTATGGTGTTCTTAAGTCCAATTTTGATGTTCTTAAGGTTGAGTATAGTAATCTTCAACAAGAGAATCAAAAG TTAAGAGAGTTGAAAGAGAGAATGTTAAGAGTGGGAAGAAATGAGTTAGAAATAGGAGGTGCAGAAATCAATTCAAGTGGTGTGATTAAAGAAGAAAGTAATGTTGATTGTTCAATGATAAATTTGGTTCATTACTATGATGATTCAAGAGGGTCTCATGAGAGTGTGTTTCAGAATCAGTTTATGAGAATTGAGGAGCAGAATTTCTTTAGTAATGGTGAATTATTCAGTTTCTTCTCTCTTGATCAATCACCTACTTTGTAA